The following are encoded in a window of Leptolyngbyaceae cyanobacterium genomic DNA:
- a CDS encoding ParA family protein, with protein MPKQKIVIGILANAGGVGKTTLAVHLAYEICKRGQTVALIDLDPQRALDVFCGLPSAEAENSVVRVLEKDFDGNWPLVPAWSNPDIEVCQGHPSMAQIANDLVIRRRGEYVLADRLKSHPLRHDVIILDCPATIGIICENAIAASTGLLVPIQLEMKSVSGVADLVEWLIGIADDLMLDPHPPILGLIPSLYDNTRAIHRQYLQQLPEVAEQLRVKLYPQIRDSSEFKNASANGLPIQKYRPAHPACKDFKTIADDIVTLVRKGKL; from the coding sequence ATGCCGAAACAAAAAATTGTCATTGGAATTTTAGCGAATGCAGGTGGAGTAGGCAAAACAACCCTAGCCGTCCATCTGGCTTACGAGATATGCAAGCGAGGTCAGACAGTAGCATTAATCGACCTCGACCCCCAACGAGCATTAGATGTATTCTGCGGTTTACCTTCAGCGGAAGCAGAAAATTCCGTAGTGCGAGTTCTCGAAAAAGACTTTGACGGCAATTGGCCATTAGTTCCCGCTTGGTCAAATCCCGACATCGAAGTTTGCCAGGGTCATCCGAGCATGGCACAAATAGCGAATGACTTAGTGATTCGTCGTCGGGGTGAATATGTTTTGGCAGACCGCTTAAAAAGCCATCCTTTACGTCACGATGTAATTATCCTGGATTGTCCTGCCACAATCGGAATAATCTGTGAAAATGCCATTGCCGCTAGTACGGGACTGTTAGTTCCCATTCAATTAGAGATGAAATCGGTTTCGGGAGTAGCTGACTTGGTAGAATGGCTGATTGGAATTGCTGACGATTTAATGCTCGACCCTCACCCGCCAATTTTAGGGCTAATACCCAGTTTGTATGACAATACTCGTGCCATCCACCGTCAGTATTTACAGCAATTACCAGAAGTAGCCGAACAACTAAGAGTAAAACTATATCCTCAAATTCGAGATTCATCCGAATTTAAGAATGCTTCTGCCAATGGCTTACCCATACAAAAATATCGACCAGCACATCCCGCTTGTAAGGATTTCAAAACCATTGCTGACGATATCGTTACTTTAGTAAGGAAAGGAAAACTATAA